The Agelaius phoeniceus isolate bAgePho1 chromosome 2, bAgePho1.hap1, whole genome shotgun sequence region CCTGTTTTAATGCATAACTCAGGGATCTTCTGAGTTTAACCAAATCAAAATGAGTCAAGATGAATGAGGGTGGCAAATACACATTCCCTCCTTTAAAAGGCACTTTATACTCATCATGGATTCCTGGATGCAGGCTACTGTGTAAAATGTTAAATTTTTGGTGGATTAATATTGCTGTTTGATGCTGCTAGTGATTAAGACTGTGCAAGGTGTTATATTGTTGGAAAATGATGTTTCTTGTACCACTTCCTATTGATCTGTTGACCAGTTCTGGACCAGAGGACTATGTTCTTTTAGGTTTCTGGAAGGTGGTGATTGAAGACATGTGTAGGTGATCATGCAACAGGTTTTGAAACTTACTTCTGTGAGTCATATTCAGTAGTTTTCTATTCCATGGAATTAAAAGCTTGTGCAAATTATGACCTTTTTCCAGTAGTAAGGAAGCTAGGATCCTTATGTCAATGTCAATGTTTATTATAATAAATCTACCAAAGTATATCACCTTACCCAGCTAAATTGTGAACTCTTAATAGAGATCATACCAAAATCACTCATGAAATCATAAAGTTAGTGAATGAAGAAGAGCATTCTGTCCAGCTGTATGCCCCAACAGATTTCATGATCCTGGcattgcttttaaatttttcaacATTCACAGTGTTTTCTGGGAGTTCTGCAGTAGACAGAAGTGTAGTAGATGCAAAGGTGATTTGCTGGTAGTGTTTTTCTCGGTTATTTCTGGGGCTAGTTACAGGCATATTGAGAGCATTGGTGTTGGACTGGAGGCTGCTCTGTTGCAGCTTTTGCCAGCATAGCAAGCAAGCATGgacacaaaatgaaaatttcacaTGCTCATGGGACACGTAAGTAATAGGTGCCTTCCTCCTCCCAGTACCTTTCCCTGACACCAAAGGCAGAAAGAGCTTTCTGTGTCTAGCAAGCAAATTCAGGAGGAATGTTTGCAAAGGTTCACACACACCATCTCCCTAATTGTAGAAAACTACAAAAGAGGTGCTTCTCTGTTCAGTGCCTCACACCAGCAGAGTGAAGAGTTTTACAATTCAATGTCATATAGTTCTGTTTATGCTACAAAGAAATCAGGGTCAGAAATGTGATTTCATTAAATCCAGAATTACAGCTTGAAAGCAAGCAAAGGAAGTTTATTGTAGCTTTCTTCATGAAAACCAAATCAGAAGCAGCAACAGCAAGAACTTACACTTTACATATTTTGATCCTGGGTATGAGATTCAAAGGAAAACTGGATAAAAGCAACCATTCCAGAAACCTTTTCCCTAAACTAGACAGCTTCATATGGTAAATTTGGGGGTCAAACTAAGAAACTTAAATAGGCTTCTTTGGATTTAGCAGATTTTCTCCTAAAAGTTCTCTTCAAACCTATGTCAAGAACTTCAAATCTACGTCAAGATTATAAAATCATACaagtaaaaaaatacttttttcttaaCAGTACCTATGCAAACTTAGTGCTTGTCTTCACCTTCCCATAATACTCAGGAAGACCTTGGGCAAGGACTGAGTCCTAATGCCGGGCCAGGATTCAATGCTGTGTACTAAAGGAAGTATGTCAGTCTGCCCTTGCTGAGGATCAGCTATGCAGCAACTTCACTCTAGAAGCTGAAACAATGGAAAAGCCATTATTTCAGCTCTATGGCAACACAAGAAAAACCTCACCCCATAGAGTTTTCTAAAACCCACTTGAAAGCAGTTACTACTTATATATTATAGCTAGAGTTCATTCAAGCTTTATCTCCTTGACAGGAGGGCTGACATTGCATATACTCTTGCTTTCAGAACTTACAGCTATGAAGAATCATTGCACATACTCCTTTTTATAACTAAATTTAAAAGGTAGAACATAGACTTGAGGGCCGTTCATTACCTTGGCTAAAATTAACCATTTAccattactttatttttaaatttagacaTAACTGATCACCACTTCATTTGCTTTGGTACAGTTACACTTCTGTCTCCCTCTAAAGGGAAATTCATTAAGATTTGCTAATAAGACTATAAATGTCAAATAGTCAAGAGCATCTCTATGCTCTATAAATTGGACCAGCATAATGTTTTTTGTCTTGCCTTTGCATAAGAAAATAAGTAGCTTTCCCCATTGAGAAGTGGTAGAAGCATTCCAGAGACTATGGAAATCCTGTCAATCACTAACTTCAAGAGGTAGAGAAGAAGAAACTGCATAATTTCCAAGGCCAAACCCACCCGTTATGGAAAAAGGACAAAGGGAAGCCTGCTGTACATCAACTAGTGTAATTCTTCAGAAAGAATGCATGTGCAGCTGCCTTGGCTGGGCTTTTAAAGGGCTATCAGCTCTCCTTGACAGTGATTGCAACAATTGAAGGTGACATCTTCATATCTTGTATATGGGTGAAACCTTCCAATACTTTTCTTAGTGGAAAGGAAAGAAGATGGAGAAgtctcagaaaaagaaacttctgTTGATGTTTCTGGGTGTGCAGCTGGATCCAGTAGACGTAGCATCTAAGGATGGAAAAATTGACACTGAAAATACTTCTATACAATTTAATgtgctttttccttctcttaaGAGCTAGGATTTCTGCTCAAAAGCCACTTGTCATCTTTTTTCCAACGTGAAAATGAAACATCTGTTTACCCAGAACTTTAATATAAAGATTAACATGCATCAAGAGCTCTTACCATTTCAGCCATTTTCTCAGCAGGGGTATTGCAAAACTCCACAGCTGTTGAAGTCTTTTTTGGACTGTTAGTGCCAACATTTCCTAGAAGATGTGAGCTTACAGCTTTGGCTAGCTTACAATTCACAGCTGCTAGCTCTGTTGTAGTGTAAGGCTGGGCACTAGGATAGTATGTCTGTTGTCTCCCCCACTGAAGAGAGACCAtgagctcctccagcagcctgtgcagaaagaaaagaagcacTGCTAGCGGGGTTTGTATTCTATATTGTATAAGCAGCACCCAGCATACTTCAGAGGAATCATCTCTTCCCAAGGCTTAATGCACAAGCTAAATCTTAAACCAAAGAAATGGACCAAAAAAAGTGTTTAAGAACAAGGAGACAAATAGGCTATTCTCCAAGGCAAGGCCTCACCAACATAGCTGATTAATCCTGGGAACACTTATTTGACATCTGGCAGAATAAGCACTGTAAAGTCCAAGTAGGTAGAAGAATCACTTCTTTGATATTTTGCAAGGAAACAGAGAAGACTTGAAGTCAAGTCAGTAAGTGATTAAAGAAAGAAAGCCTGAGGATGTGAGGGATGTCAGTTCCATAGTTTATTACCCTTAAGACCTCAGACCTCCAGAGAATGAAGCAAGTATTCTACTACTTTTGCTCTTTCAGCTCTAAGACTAGGAAGTGACCATACTACACATCAGCATTAATTGATTTTTGTTGAATAtcacaggaagaagggaaagTTATTTGATTCTCCTCTAGCCTAAAATAAACTGACAAAAATGAAGTTTGCACACAGGTAGTCTGGATTGGAAAAATCATACTTGTGTGTATCAATCATCTCTTGACGGAACTGATCGCGTTCATTCAGCAAGTCCTGGATTGCACTTTGTGCATCCCTGGTTTGGCGCTGAAGAATTGCTCTGGTATTGGTCAGTTCATCAGCCATCACCCTGCAAAGGAAATCTCCAGTCAGTAGTGCAAGTGAACAGCTTGAAAGTCACTTTTTTCTACTACAGACCATAATTTGTCTGCTCAAACTGTCTGCTgttctctgtcccctctcccatGCAGAGCCTATATCAACCTAATTATGAATAATTTCTGTTCAACTACAGCCAACACGAGTGCAAGATTATGTTTTGACTGAGTTTAAACAATCTTAGGTCACTTAATATAAATCTAATAACAGACATTTCAAAACACCTCGAGAAAGTGTACATTGACAAGGTTCCTGTGAAAGAAAAAgctaaatacatttttcttttattaacaATTCTCACAAGTATGTTGTAATCATGTCTGTTCACTGTTCTCTAAAAATGGAAGCTATGGCTATAGACTGCATTCATTTACCTCTTTGCCCTACCCAGGGGCAATCACAAGATGCCAGATGTGAGTGTTTAAGAGCCACAAAGGAGACAGCTGTTGTCACATTTGCTATTATGCCATGAGGCTTGGCACTACGCAAAAACCAGAATGACATTTAAATAACCACCAGTTAGAAACAGGAGATAAAAATTAACCAGAATGTTACAATATTGAAGAGCGTTACTTCAACCACACTTCTGAAACTCACAGCTCTGATGTCAGAGCTCCTCATAatgttaaaaaacccccaagttTACCTAGTAACTCTTGCTAAGACTTACAATTACCGTTACACCCCCTATGTTACACAAGTTACCATTCACCCCATATGCTGAAACTTCTCCAGCAAATTAAAGGGAGGAGACTCTATTCTATTGCCATTTTCCTTCAAGCAGTAAGGTCTTTTATCATATGCATTAAGCATCATAATTCAGTCAGTTATATCCAAGTATAGTAGAAAATTGAAAATCCTAGAACACCATTTAGAGATGTGGTAAGACAACTAAGCAAGTTAAAGTCACTGTCAAATGAGATTTTGACTTTCAGACCTGCTTTTATGGTTAAAGAAGTAACAGTAACGTCCTGAGCAGTAACACAACCAGCGTTTAATAAAGAGGTCCCCCTACTCTTTCTTCTATAGTAGATTGCTAACTGACTATAAGCAGAGCTCCTAAACATATCAGCTTCTTCTCAAATTGATGACTGTACCATGCTTGGGGGGTGGGGGTGAAAATCAACTAACTACCTGTAAGAAAAGTCAGCTGCCTTAGAAGACATTTTTATACCCTAAACTGCATGCATTTTTATCAAAATTAAGAGCTTCTCTTGCTTTCTTGACAAGAGCTGTAGTTGAGATTTTAGGGAGGGCTAGGACTCACTGTATTAGCTCTGAAAAGCAGGACTATTCAGATTTACAAGGAGCTTACTTTCTTTATACCTTTCCTGTATTCTCAGATTTCACAGTAGGTATCACTATGGCTCTTGTGGCTGTCCTCTGCATATGAAACCACACTGCAATGAGTGTATATGATGAAAGACTGAAGGAGAATGCTGTTAGGACAGCTCCATGAGAGGGAATACCTGCTTGCTAGGAACTTGCTTCTCCACACATCACATTGTATAGACATGCGCTCCAACTGCTCTGACAACTGAGCCATATTCCGGCCCAGGACTTCATTTTCTAGGATGAGCTGATTCTTCTCACGAGCCATCCGTTCAAAGTGATACTGCAGATCATCCCCAACAGAAGCAACAAGTAATTTCTTCAACTCCCGATTGACCTAGAATTAGACCAGACTCTCTTGTAACTATCAA contains the following coding sequences:
- the BLZF1 gene encoding golgin-45 codes for the protein MTSLEKVDDASAPIRGPGDGMETEQTAGAVEVITGANTASHHIHHSPHKKTASSLSPGVLQLGKVHADKSVEIEAIRILVPKAAITHVVPTKNAKVAKSAGHKADTFHQSDGATDPKKEQTELKNAIEKLKNSEKRLLQDKEGLSNQLRIQTEVNRELKKLLVASVGDDLQYHFERMAREKNQLILENEVLGRNMAQLSEQLERMSIQCDVWRSKFLASRVMADELTNTRAILQRQTRDAQSAIQDLLNERDQFRQEMIDTHKLLEELMVSLQWGRQQTYYPSAQPYTTTELAAVNCKLAKAVSSHLLGNVGTNSPKKTSTAVEFCNTPAEKMAEMMLRLLDPAAHPETSTEVSFSETSPSSFLSTKKSIGRFHPYTRYEDVTFNCCNHCQGELIAL